GCGGTCTCGATCCCCCCGAGGTCGATCACGTCGTCGTGCCCGAACGACTCGAGCAGTGCGACGACCAGGGCCTTGGCCCCGGCGTCGTCACCGGAGACGAACACGGTGCTCGACGTGCCCAGCGCTGCGGGCTCGACCATCAGCGAGGCGTTGAGGGTGTTGAGGCTCTTGACGACCCGCAGTCCCGGGAACCGGCGCTGCAGCTGTTCGCCCAGCGAGTCGGTGTCCTTGACGAACAGGCTGGGTGGGAACCCGGCGGAGAAGTCCAGCGGGTTGGAGATGTCGAGCACCACCGTCCCATCGAGGTGGTCGCCCCCGGCGGCAGCGAGCATGTCGTGGGACGCCGCGCCGTTGCCCGCCAGCACGA
This genomic interval from Nocardioides euryhalodurans contains the following:
- a CDS encoding NADPH-dependent F420 reductase, with protein sequence MKIAVLGTGMVGQALAARLSGLGHTVTVGTRDPEATLARTEPDVGAWLGEHPEVTLAPYAEATAGAELVVLAGNGAASHDMLAAAGGDHLDGTVVLDISNPLDFSAGFPPSLFVKDTDSLGEQLQRRFPGLRVVKSLNTLNASLMVEPAALGTSSTVFVSGDDAGAKALVVALLESFGHDDVIDLGGIETARGTEMVLPLWLRLMAALGTPHFNLKVVRRAS